One genomic segment of Odocoileus virginianus isolate 20LAN1187 ecotype Illinois chromosome 33, Ovbor_1.2, whole genome shotgun sequence includes these proteins:
- the MAPK3 gene encoding mitogen-activated protein kinase 3, with protein MAAAAATQGGGGGEPRGTDGVGPGVPGEVEIVKGQPFDVGPRYTQLQYIGEGAYGMVSSAYDHVRKTRVAIKKISPFEHQTYCQRTLREIQILLRFRHENVIGIRDILRAPTLEAMRDVYIVQDLMETDLYKLLKSQQLSNDHVCYFLYQILRGLKYIHSANVLHRDLKPSNLLINTTCDLKICDFGLARIADPEHDHTGFLTEYVATRWYRAPEIMLNSKGYTKSIDIWSVGCILAEMLSNRPIFPGKHYLDQLNHILGILGSPSQEDLNCIINMKARNYLQSLPSKTKVAWAKLFPKSDPKALDLLDRMLTFNPNKRITVEEALAHPYLEQYYDPTDEPVAEEPFTFDMELDDLPKERLKELIFQETARFQPGVLEAS; from the exons atggcggcggcggcggcgactcaggggggcgggggcggggagcccCGGGGAACTGATGGGGTCGGCCCGGGGGTCCCGGGGGAAGTGGAGATAGTAAAGGGGCAGCCGTTCGACGTGGGCCCGCGCTACACGCAGCTGCAGTACATCGGCGAGGGCGCGTACGGCATGGTCAG CTCAGCTTACGACCACGTGCGCAAGACTCGAGTGGCCATCAAGAAAATCAGCCCCTTTGAGCATCAGACCTACTGCCAGCGCACATTGCGAGAGATTCAGATTCTGCTGCGCTTCCGCCATGAGAACGTCATCGGCATCCGAGACATTCTGCGGGCACCCACCCTGGAAGCCATGAGGGATGT CTACATCGTGCAGGACCTGATGGAGACAGACCTGTACAAATTGCTCAAGAGCCAGCAGCTGAGCAACGACCATGTCTGCTACTTCCTGTACCAGATCCTGCGGGGCCTGAAGTATATCCACTCCGCCAACGTGCTCCACCGGGATTTAAAGCCCTCCAACCTGCTCATCAACACCACCTGCGACCTTAAG ATCTGTGATTTCGGTCTTGCCCGGATTGCTGATCCCGAGCACGACCACACTGGCTTCCTGACGGAATACGTGGCCACACGCTGGTACCGGGCCCCAGAGATCATGCTTAACTCCAAG GGCTACACCAAGTCCATCGACATCTGGTCTGTGGGCTGCATTCTGGCTGAGATGCTCTCCAACCGGCCCATCTTCCCTGGCAAGCACTACCTGGACCAGCTCAACCACATTCTGG GTATTCTGGGCTCCCCATCCCAGGAGGACCTGAATTGTATCATCAACATGAAGGCCCGAAACTACCTACAGTCTCTGCCCTCCAAGACCAAGGTGGCCTGGGCCAAGCTTTTTCCTAAGTCGGACCCCAAAG CTCTTGACCTGCTGGACCGGATGTTGACCTTTAACCCCAACAAACGGATCACAGTGGAAGAAGCGCTGGCTCACCCCTACCTGGAGCAGTACTATGACCCAACGGATGAG CCAGTGGCCGAGGAACCTTTCACCTTCGACATGGAGCTGGATGATCTACCCAAGGAACGACTGAAGGAGCTCATCTTCCAGGAGACAGCCCGCTTCCAGCCTGGGGTGCTGGAAGCCTCCTAA
- the GDPD3 gene encoding lysophospholipase D GDPD3 produces the protein MAMSPLLYYALPALGSYVMLSFFFLRRPRLLHTPWVPAFRPRLGAHRGGSGERLENTMEAMENAMAQRADLLELDCQLTRDGVVVVSHDKNLFRQTGVNRDVDSLNFEDLPLLKEELEVYFSPGRFAQGADRHMVRLEDLFRRFPRTPMSVEVKERNEELIHKIAGLVRHYDRNEITVWASEKSSIMKKCKAANPEMPTSFTLSRGFWILLFYYLGLLPFISIPEKFLICFLPTIINRTYFPFSSSRLNQLAAVVAKWLIMRKSLIQHLQQRGVQVVFWCLNEESDFEVAFNLGATGVVTDYPTALRCYLDSRGPPALAS, from the exons ATGGCCATGAGCCCTCTGCTCTACTACGCCCTGCCCGCCCTGGGCAGCTATGTCATGCTGTCCTTCTTCTTCCTGCGCCGACCTCGCCTGCTACACACACCATGGGTTCCAGCCTTCCGTCCCCGCCTGGGGGCCCACCGTGGAG GATCTGGAGAACGCCTGGAGAACACTATGGAGGCTATGGAGAA CGCCATGGCCCAGCGAGCAGACCTCCTGGAGCTTGACTGCCAGCTGACTAGGGATGGCGTGGTGGTGGTGTCACACGACAAAAACCTGTTCCGCCAGACAGGTGTGAACAGGGATGTGGACAGCCTGAACTTTGAG GACCTGCCCCTCTTAAAGGAAGAGCTAGAGGTCTACTTCTCACCGG gccGCTTTGCACAAGGGGCCGACCGGCACATGGTACGTCTAGAGGACTTGTTCCGGAGGTTCCCGAGAACGCCCATGAGTGTGGAAGTCAAAGAGCGAAATGAAGAGCTCATTCACAAG ATAGCAGGCCTGGTGAGGCACTACGACCGCAACGAAATCACTGTCTGGGCCTCAGAGAAGAGCTCCATCATGAAGAAATGCAAGGCTGCT AACCCTGAGATGCCCACCTCCTTCACACTGAGCCGAGGGTTCTGGATACTGCTCTTCTATTACCTGGGGTTGCTGCCCTTCATCTCCATCCCCGAGAAGTTCCTCATCTGCTTTCTGCCTACCATCATCAACAG GACCTACTTCCCGTTTTCCAGCTCAAGGCTGAATCAGCTGGCGGCTGTGGTTGCCAAATG GCTCATCATGAGGAAGAGTCTGATCCAACATCTGCAGCAGCGAGGGGTGCAG gtgGTATTTTGGTGCCTTAATGAAGAGTCAGACTTCGAAGTAGCCTTCAACCTGGGGGCCACTGGCGTCGTAACTGATTACCCAACAGCCCTGAGGTGCTACCTGGACAGCCGTGGACCACCTGCCCTGGCTTCCTAA